The following proteins are encoded in a genomic region of Cryptomeria japonica chromosome 11, Sugi_1.0, whole genome shotgun sequence:
- the LOC131068572 gene encoding uncharacterized protein LOC131068572 yields the protein MASLMDAGAEEDEEDEQDEEQRIDVALDNAFTGLEKLHFYLAILSIFFMPAVLWVVKDFNKDSEFTAFGVFIGAIFTSVQIGVVFGIGRVVIGRRAMLFGNVIFCICRGLFMVSLFLAVYFLMPDQLKWVAMSVNYGALFVEVVIFASLFL from the coding sequence ATGGCATCGTTGATGGATGCCGGTGCTGAAGAGGACGAAGAGGACGAACAGGACGAAGAACAAAGGATTGATGTTGCGCTCGATAATGCCTTTACAGGGCTAGAAAAATTACACTTCTATTTGGCGATATTATCGATTTTCTTTATGCCcgctgtgttatgggttgtgaagGATTTCAACAAAGACAGCGAATTCACTGCTTTTGGCGTATTTATAGGGGCTATCTTTACCTCAGTACAGATTGGTGTGGTCTTTGGGATTGGGAGGGTGGTCATTGGGCGAAGAGCCATGTTATTCGGGAATGTGATTTTCTGTATCTGCAGAGGATTATTCATGGTGAGTCTCTTTCTGGCAGTTTATTTTCTGATGCCAGATCAATTAAAATGGGTTGCAATGAGTGTGAATTATGGAGCTCTGTTTGTTGAGGTAGTAATTTTTGCCTCGCTCTTCCTTTAG